One window from the genome of Pseudonocardia hierapolitana encodes:
- a CDS encoding succinate dehydrogenase/fumarate reductase iron-sulfur subunit: protein MSYEAHFRVWRGDDEKGELVDYPVEVNEGEVVLDIIHRLQQTQAQDLAVRWNCKAGKCGSCSAEINGRPRLMCMTRMSTFEENEVITVTPLRTFPVIRDLVTDVSFNYTKAREIPSFAPPPDLEPGEYRMQQVDVERSQEFRKCIECYLCQNTCHVVRDHEENKENFAGPRYLMRIAELDMHPLDAADRQEAAQDEHGLGYCNITKCCTEVCPEHIKITDNALIPLKERVVDRKYDPVVWLGKKIFKRSGA, encoded by the coding sequence ATGAGTTACGAGGCGCACTTCCGCGTCTGGCGGGGTGACGACGAGAAGGGCGAGCTCGTCGACTACCCGGTGGAGGTGAACGAGGGCGAGGTCGTCCTCGACATCATCCACCGGCTCCAGCAGACCCAGGCCCAGGACCTCGCCGTCCGCTGGAACTGCAAGGCCGGCAAGTGCGGCTCGTGCAGCGCGGAGATCAACGGCCGTCCCCGGCTGATGTGCATGACCCGGATGTCGACGTTCGAGGAGAACGAGGTCATCACGGTCACGCCGCTGCGGACGTTCCCCGTGATCCGCGACCTCGTCACCGACGTGTCGTTCAACTACACCAAGGCCCGCGAGATCCCCAGCTTCGCGCCCCCGCCGGACCTCGAGCCGGGCGAGTACCGGATGCAGCAGGTCGACGTCGAGCGGAGCCAGGAGTTCCGCAAGTGCATTGAGTGCTACCTGTGCCAGAACACCTGCCACGTGGTGCGTGACCACGAGGAGAACAAGGAGAACTTCGCCGGCCCGCGCTACCTGATGCGGATCGCGGAGCTCGACATGCATCCCCTCGACGCCGCCGACCGGCAGGAGGCGGCACAGGACGAGCACGGCCTCGGGTACTGCAACATCACCAAGTGCTGCACCGAGGTCTGCCCGGAGCACATCAAGATCACCGACAACGCGCTCATCCCACTCAAGGAGCGCGTGGTGGACCGCAAGTACGACCCTGTGGTCTGGCTGGGCAAGAAGATCTTCAAGCGCTCGGGGGCCTGA
- a CDS encoding fumarate reductase/succinate dehydrogenase flavoprotein subunit: MTEEIERYEFDVVVIGAGGAGLRAAIEARAQGKRTAIISKSLFGKAHTVMAEGGCAAAMGNVNPNDNWQVHFRDTMRGGKFLNNWRMAELHAKEAPDRVWELETYGALFDRTKDGKISQRNFGGHSYPRLAHVGDRTGLEMIRTLQQKVVSLQQEDYAETGDYEANIRVFHECTITEIFKDDGRIAGCFGYYRSTGRFVRFDAPAIVLATGGVGKSYQVTSNSWEYTGDGHALALRAGATLINMEFLQFHPTGMVWPPSVKGILVTESVRGDGGVLRNSEGERFMFNYVPDVFREQYAETEEEGDRWYTDADNNRRPPELLPRDEVARAINAEVKAGRGSPHGGVFLDIASRLSPEEIQKRLPSMYHQFKELADVDITKEPMEVGPTCHYVMGGVEVDPDSAMSKVPGLFAAGEVAGGMHGSNRLGGNSLSDLIVFGRRAGFGAAEYVDSLAGVRPAVRIDDVTKAVDRALLPYSSAAEGGENPFVVQLELQKTMNDLVGIIRKADEMELALKALQDIATRAKTVSVEGGREFNPGWHLALDLRNMLLVSLCVAKAALERQESRGGHTRDDFPVMDSDWRHLLLVLSAKGEDDIELVRQEQVPMRPDLLDLFELDELKKYYTGEELGGHRAGSSGQALGEKA; this comes from the coding sequence ATGACTGAAGAGATCGAACGCTACGAATTCGACGTCGTCGTCATCGGCGCCGGTGGCGCGGGCCTGCGTGCCGCCATCGAGGCGAGGGCGCAGGGCAAGCGCACCGCCATCATCTCCAAGTCGCTCTTCGGCAAGGCGCACACCGTGATGGCCGAGGGCGGGTGCGCCGCCGCGATGGGGAACGTCAACCCCAACGACAACTGGCAGGTGCACTTCCGCGACACGATGCGCGGGGGGAAGTTCCTCAACAACTGGCGCATGGCCGAGCTGCACGCCAAGGAGGCCCCGGACCGCGTCTGGGAGCTGGAGACCTACGGCGCGCTCTTCGACCGCACCAAGGACGGCAAGATCAGCCAGCGCAACTTCGGCGGGCACAGCTACCCGCGGCTGGCGCACGTCGGTGACCGCACCGGCCTGGAGATGATCCGCACGCTGCAGCAGAAGGTGGTGTCACTGCAGCAGGAGGACTACGCCGAGACCGGCGACTACGAGGCCAACATCCGGGTCTTCCACGAATGCACGATCACCGAGATCTTCAAGGACGACGGAAGGATCGCCGGCTGCTTCGGCTACTACCGCAGCACCGGCAGGTTCGTCCGGTTCGACGCCCCGGCGATCGTGCTCGCCACCGGTGGCGTCGGCAAGAGCTACCAGGTGACGTCGAACTCGTGGGAGTACACCGGCGACGGCCACGCGCTGGCCCTCCGCGCAGGCGCCACGTTGATCAACATGGAGTTCCTCCAGTTCCACCCGACCGGCATGGTCTGGCCGCCGTCGGTGAAGGGGATCCTGGTCACGGAGTCGGTGCGCGGCGACGGGGGCGTGCTGCGCAACTCCGAGGGCGAGCGGTTCATGTTCAACTACGTCCCGGACGTGTTCCGCGAGCAGTACGCGGAGACTGAGGAAGAGGGCGACCGCTGGTACACCGACGCCGACAACAACCGGCGTCCCCCCGAGCTGCTGCCCCGTGACGAGGTCGCCCGCGCGATCAACGCCGAGGTCAAGGCCGGGCGGGGGAGCCCGCACGGTGGGGTGTTCCTCGACATCGCCTCGCGGCTGTCGCCGGAGGAGATCCAGAAGCGGCTGCCGTCGATGTACCACCAGTTCAAGGAGCTGGCGGACGTCGACATCACCAAGGAGCCGATGGAGGTCGGCCCCACCTGCCACTACGTGATGGGCGGTGTGGAGGTCGACCCGGACAGCGCGATGTCGAAGGTGCCCGGGCTGTTCGCGGCCGGGGAGGTCGCCGGCGGGATGCACGGCTCCAACCGGCTCGGCGGCAACTCGCTGTCCGACCTGATCGTGTTCGGACGCCGGGCCGGGTTCGGCGCGGCCGAGTACGTCGACTCGCTCGCCGGGGTGCGCCCCGCCGTGCGGATCGACGACGTGACGAAGGCCGTGGACCGCGCGCTGCTGCCGTACTCCAGCGCCGCGGAGGGCGGCGAGAACCCGTTCGTCGTGCAGCTGGAGCTGCAGAAGACGATGAACGACCTCGTCGGCATCATCCGCAAGGCCGACGAGATGGAGCTGGCGCTCAAGGCGCTGCAGGACATCGCGACCAGGGCGAAGACGGTGTCCGTCGAGGGCGGCCGGGAGTTCAACCCGGGCTGGCACCTGGCCCTCGATCTGCGCAACATGCTGCTGGTCTCGCTGTGCGTGGCCAAGGCCGCGCTGGAGCGGCAGGAGAGCCGCGGCGGGCACACCCGCGACGACTTCCCCGTCATGGACTCCGACTGGCGGCACCTGCTGCTCGTGCTGTCCGCGAAGGGCGAGGACGACATCGAGCTGGTCCGCCAGGAGCAGGTGCCGATGCGGCCCGACCTGCTCGACCTGTTCGAACTCGACGAGCTGAAGAAGTACTACACGGGCGAGGAACTGGGCGGGCACCGTGCCGGTTCTTCTGGGCAGGCGCTAGGGGAGAAGGCATGA
- a CDS encoding succinate dehydrogenase/fumarate reductase iron-sulfur subunit, whose amino-acid sequence MKLNLRIWRQDGPEDKGRLVAYRVDDADEDMSFLELIDVLNEKLILDGEEPVAFDHDCREGICGACSMVINGEPHGPQKATTTCQLHLRHFRDGETITVEPFRAAAFPVVKDLVVDRTAFDRIIASGGYISAPTGAAPEAHSTPVPKPNADRAFTAAACIGCGACVAACPNGSASLFLGAKITHLGELPQGQPERSDRVIRMVKTHDAEGFGGCTNTGECAVACPKEIPLDVISQLNRDYLAATTHRR is encoded by the coding sequence GTGAAGTTGAACCTGCGCATCTGGCGCCAGGACGGCCCCGAGGACAAGGGTCGCCTCGTCGCGTACCGCGTCGACGACGCCGACGAGGACATGTCGTTCCTCGAGCTCATCGACGTCCTCAACGAGAAGCTCATCCTCGACGGTGAGGAGCCGGTGGCGTTCGACCACGACTGCCGCGAGGGCATCTGCGGCGCCTGCAGCATGGTGATCAACGGTGAGCCGCACGGTCCGCAGAAGGCCACCACCACCTGCCAGCTGCACCTGCGGCACTTCCGCGACGGCGAGACGATCACGGTGGAGCCGTTCCGCGCGGCGGCGTTCCCGGTGGTGAAGGACCTGGTCGTGGACCGCACGGCGTTCGACCGCATCATCGCCTCCGGTGGCTACATCTCCGCTCCCACCGGTGCGGCGCCGGAGGCGCACTCCACTCCGGTGCCGAAGCCGAACGCCGACCGCGCGTTCACCGCGGCCGCGTGCATCGGTTGCGGGGCCTGCGTTGCCGCGTGCCCGAACGGGAGTGCGTCGCTCTTCCTCGGTGCGAAGATCACCCACCTCGGTGAGCTGCCGCAGGGTCAGCCCGAGCGGTCCGACCGCGTGATCCGCATGGTGAAGACCCACGACGCCGAGGGCTTCGGCGGGTGCACCAACACCGGCGAGTGCGCGGTGGCGTGCCCGAAGGAGATCCCGCTCGACGTGATCTCGCAGCTGAACCGGGACTACCTGGCGGCGACGACCCACCGGCGCTAG
- a CDS encoding fumarate reductase/succinate dehydrogenase flavoprotein subunit, with amino-acid sequence MGSYSDFIVGSPLVDTAAPDGPIETRWERRRFGVKLVNPANKRKMKIIVVGTGLAGGSAAATLAELGYQVSSFCYQDSPRRAHSIAAQGGINAAKNYRGDGDSIHRLFYDTVKGGDFRSRESNVHRLAEISVQIIDQCVAQGVPFAREYGGLLDTRSFGGAQVSRTFYARGQTGQQLLLGAYQALERQIDAGNVTMYSRHEMLELIMVDGRARGIVARDLVTGETRSHLADAVVLASGGYGNVFYLSTNAKGCNVTASWRAHRKGALFANPCYTQIHPTCIPVSGDHQSKLTLMSESLRNDGRVWVPQKAGDTRAPADIPEAERDYFLERQYPAFGNLVPRDIASRAAKNVCDAGRGVGPTGLGVYLDFADAISRLGRPAVAAKYGNLFQMYQRITGEDPYEVPMRIYPAVHYTMGGLWVDYDLQSSIPGLFVVGEANFSDHGANRLGASALMQGLADGYFVLPNTIGDYLARGVEPVAADAPEVREAEAAVAGRVEKLLSIDGDRTVDSFHRELGHLMWDHCGMERTAEGLRKALDRIPELRREFWQSVKVPGAAATLNQSLEKAGRVADFLELAELMCLDALHREESCGGHFRAESQTEDGEAARRDDEFSYVAAWEFTGQGSAPVLHKEDLHFEYVTPSQRSYK; translated from the coding sequence ATGGGTTCCTACTCCGACTTCATCGTCGGCTCGCCGCTGGTGGACACCGCGGCGCCCGACGGCCCGATCGAGACGCGCTGGGAGCGCCGCCGGTTCGGCGTCAAGCTGGTCAACCCGGCCAACAAGCGCAAGATGAAGATCATCGTGGTGGGCACCGGCCTCGCCGGTGGGTCCGCCGCGGCCACCCTCGCCGAGCTCGGCTACCAGGTCAGCTCGTTCTGCTACCAGGACAGCCCGCGCCGCGCGCACTCGATCGCGGCGCAGGGCGGCATCAACGCCGCGAAGAACTACCGCGGCGACGGCGACAGCATCCACCGCCTGTTCTACGACACGGTGAAGGGCGGCGACTTCCGCTCGCGCGAGTCGAACGTGCACCGGCTCGCCGAGATCAGCGTGCAGATCATCGACCAGTGCGTCGCCCAGGGCGTGCCGTTCGCGCGCGAGTACGGCGGCCTGCTCGACACGCGCTCATTCGGTGGTGCGCAGGTCTCCCGCACGTTCTACGCCCGCGGCCAGACCGGCCAGCAGCTCCTGCTCGGCGCGTACCAGGCCCTGGAGCGCCAGATCGACGCCGGGAACGTCACGATGTACTCCCGGCACGAGATGCTCGAGCTCATCATGGTGGACGGGCGGGCGCGCGGGATCGTCGCGCGCGACCTGGTGACGGGGGAGACCCGCAGCCACCTCGCCGACGCCGTCGTGCTCGCGTCCGGCGGCTACGGGAACGTCTTCTACCTCTCCACCAACGCCAAGGGCTGCAACGTCACCGCGAGCTGGCGGGCCCACCGCAAGGGCGCCCTCTTCGCGAACCCCTGCTACACCCAGATCCACCCGACGTGCATCCCGGTGAGCGGCGACCACCAGAGCAAGCTCACGCTGATGAGCGAGTCGCTGCGCAACGACGGCCGCGTCTGGGTGCCGCAGAAGGCGGGCGACACCCGCGCTCCGGCCGACATCCCGGAGGCCGAGCGCGACTACTTCCTGGAGCGCCAGTACCCGGCGTTCGGCAACCTGGTGCCGCGCGACATCGCCAGCCGGGCCGCCAAGAACGTCTGCGACGCCGGCCGCGGCGTCGGCCCGACCGGCCTGGGCGTCTACCTCGACTTCGCCGACGCGATCTCCCGGCTGGGCCGCCCGGCCGTGGCGGCGAAGTACGGGAACCTGTTCCAGATGTACCAGCGCATCACCGGCGAGGACCCCTACGAGGTCCCGATGCGCATCTACCCGGCCGTGCACTACACGATGGGCGGGCTGTGGGTCGACTACGACCTGCAGAGCAGCATCCCGGGCCTGTTCGTGGTGGGCGAGGCGAACTTCTCCGACCACGGAGCCAACCGCCTCGGCGCCTCCGCGCTGATGCAGGGCCTCGCCGACGGCTACTTCGTGCTGCCGAACACGATCGGCGACTACCTCGCCCGCGGCGTCGAGCCCGTCGCCGCCGACGCGCCGGAGGTGCGGGAGGCCGAGGCCGCCGTGGCCGGCCGCGTCGAGAAGCTGCTCTCCATCGACGGTGACCGCACCGTCGACTCCTTCCACCGCGAGCTCGGCCACCTCATGTGGGACCACTGCGGCATGGAGCGCACCGCGGAGGGCCTGCGCAAGGCGCTCGACCGCATCCCCGAGCTGCGGCGCGAGTTCTGGCAGAGCGTGAAGGTGCCCGGCGCGGCGGCCACGCTGAACCAGTCCCTCGAGAAGGCCGGCCGCGTCGCCGACTTCCTCGAGCTCGCCGAGCTCATGTGCCTCGACGCGCTCCACCGCGAGGAGAGCTGCGGCGGGCACTTCCGCGCCGAGTCCCAGACCGAGGACGGCGAGGCCGCGCGCAGGGACGACGAGTTCTCCTACGTCGCGGCCTGGGAGTTCACCGGTCAGGGCAGCGCCCCGGTCCTGCACAAGGAGGACCTGCACTTCGAGTACGTCACCCCGAGCCAGCGGAGCTACAAGTGA
- a CDS encoding succinate dehydrogenase cytochrome b subunit, which produces MVTVQQRPAVRAGRPPRRTSVQLKFVMAVTGAVMLLYLVVHMVGNLKIFFGAEAIDTYAAWLREVGEPALPHETLLWLIRIVLAASLVGHVVSATILARRARRARPVRYAHRTPVQGSYAARTMRWGGVIIALFVVYHLLDLTTGTLNPHGVHGEVHANVVADFAPERWYVTLVYTLAVVAVGFHVRHGVWSALQTFGRSSAATQKTLQGVALGVAVVLVAGFLSVPFAVLTGLVA; this is translated from the coding sequence ATGGTGACCGTGCAACAGCGCCCCGCCGTGCGCGCGGGCCGTCCGCCGCGCCGCACGTCGGTCCAGCTCAAGTTCGTCATGGCGGTCACCGGCGCGGTGATGCTGCTCTATCTGGTGGTCCACATGGTGGGCAACCTGAAGATCTTCTTCGGTGCGGAGGCGATCGACACCTACGCGGCCTGGCTGCGGGAGGTGGGCGAGCCCGCGCTACCCCACGAGACGCTTCTCTGGCTGATCCGGATCGTGCTCGCCGCCTCGCTGGTCGGGCACGTCGTCTCGGCCACGATCCTTGCGCGGCGGGCCCGCCGGGCCCGCCCGGTGCGCTACGCCCACCGCACGCCGGTGCAGGGCAGCTACGCGGCCCGCACCATGCGCTGGGGCGGTGTGATCATCGCGCTGTTCGTCGTCTACCACCTGCTCGACCTCACGACCGGCACGCTCAACCCGCACGGCGTGCACGGCGAGGTCCACGCGAACGTCGTGGCCGACTTCGCTCCCGAGCGCTGGTACGTCACGCTCGTCTACACGCTCGCCGTGGTGGCTGTCGGCTTCCACGTCCGGCACGGCGTGTGGAGCGCCCTGCAGACGTTCGGCCGGTCCAGCGCTGCCACGCAGAAGACGCTCCAGGGCGTCGCCCTCGGGGTCGCGGTCGTGCTGGTGGCCGGTTTCCTCTCCGTCCCGTTCGCCGTGCTGACCGGATTGGTGGCCTGA
- a CDS encoding LysR family transcriptional regulator, producing the protein MTFTQLAYFLAVADVRSFTRAAESVGVAQPTLSRQLKALETELGAELVDRGGRDGPVLTPAGEALLPLARRMLADADSARTAVAEIVGLRSGRVRVGATPSLCIGVLADVLRVFHEQHPDIRLELVEDGSQPLVRSLARGELDLALVIVPSTGVDPALHTTPVLRERLSVASPTSERSPASRGSMSIRELGRRSLVVPRRGYDVRETTLQAFADAGVEPRFAVEGGEMDAVLRMVEAGTGVAVVPDLVFAGRPRLRRTVLTPPLFRTVALARRADLTPTHAMRAFRTSLLSFLAVLSAGDGFTGDVQVLRPATE; encoded by the coding sequence GTGACGTTCACGCAGCTCGCGTACTTCCTGGCCGTGGCCGACGTGCGCAGCTTCACGCGAGCGGCGGAATCCGTCGGCGTGGCGCAGCCCACGCTGTCGCGGCAGCTCAAGGCGCTCGAGACGGAGCTCGGTGCCGAGCTGGTGGACCGCGGCGGTCGCGACGGACCGGTGCTCACACCGGCCGGTGAGGCGCTCCTGCCGCTCGCCCGCCGGATGCTCGCCGATGCCGACAGCGCACGCACCGCCGTGGCGGAGATCGTCGGGCTGCGCAGCGGGCGCGTCCGGGTGGGCGCCACCCCGTCGCTGTGCATCGGGGTGCTCGCCGACGTGCTCCGGGTGTTCCACGAGCAGCACCCGGACATCCGGCTCGAGCTGGTCGAGGACGGCTCACAGCCGCTGGTGCGGTCGCTCGCCCGCGGTGAGCTGGACCTGGCGCTGGTGATCGTGCCGTCGACGGGCGTCGACCCCGCCCTGCACACCACCCCGGTGCTGCGCGAGCGGTTGTCGGTGGCCTCGCCCACATCGGAGCGCTCGCCCGCCTCCCGCGGCTCGATGAGCATCAGGGAGCTCGGCCGCCGGTCGCTCGTGGTGCCCCGCCGCGGCTACGACGTCCGCGAAACCACCCTGCAGGCGTTCGCCGACGCAGGCGTGGAGCCCCGGTTCGCCGTGGAGGGCGGGGAGATGGACGCCGTGCTGCGGATGGTCGAGGCGGGCACCGGTGTGGCCGTGGTGCCCGACCTCGTGTTCGCCGGACGCCCCCGGCTGCGCCGCACCGTGCTCACCCCGCCCCTCTTCCGCACCGTGGCGCTCGCCCGGCGCGCCGACCTCACCCCCACCCACGCCATGCGCGCGTTCCGCACCTCCCTCCTGTCGTTCCTCGCCGTCCTGTCGGCGGGCGACGGGTTCACCGGGGACGTGCAGGTCCTGCGGCCCGCGACCGAGTGA
- a CDS encoding regulatory protein RecX, which translates to MADGRRPHDPAADGRVARFDGIAAGGEGSPSAPVARFGELLAAEATPEPADGSPVPVGPADLRELTGAGNAPAAPVADFAPRAPVDGEPTVGGRHERQSAAAGEPGPIALFDNPSLGADRDDVAVVELGPGALNRSAARGGRQRTGGGAARGGSRRAAGAPGREPEHRGAGENRGARGRRRPTSPVEPPTRSDHDPGRDPAADVDESDGPARADADEPRGRPRDRRGRGPEELDPDADPIAVAREVCLRLLTDRARTRQELAQALRRKGVPDDAAHTVLERFDEVGLIDDAAFAGQWVRSRHTHRGLARRAIAVELRRKGVSEEAAGEALAEVDAEAEERRARELVDRKLRSLAVGTSEQRATAGRRLVGMLARKGYGAGIAYRVVKEALAERGAEVDELADGEIPDD; encoded by the coding sequence ATGGCTGACGGCCGGCGCCCGCACGATCCGGCGGCCGACGGCAGGGTGGCCCGGTTCGACGGGATCGCCGCCGGGGGAGAGGGAAGCCCCAGCGCGCCGGTCGCGCGGTTCGGCGAGCTGCTCGCGGCCGAGGCGACTCCGGAACCTGCGGACGGCAGCCCGGTCCCGGTCGGGCCCGCCGATCTCCGCGAGCTCACAGGCGCGGGAAACGCTCCCGCTGCTCCGGTAGCCGACTTCGCCCCCCGCGCACCGGTCGACGGCGAGCCCACCGTCGGCGGGCGGCACGAGCGGCAGAGTGCGGCTGCCGGCGAGCCTGGCCCGATCGCGCTGTTCGACAACCCGTCGCTCGGGGCCGACCGAGACGATGTCGCCGTGGTCGAGCTCGGCCCCGGCGCCCTGAACCGGAGCGCCGCCCGCGGTGGTCGGCAACGGACGGGCGGCGGCGCCGCGCGGGGCGGCTCCCGCCGGGCAGCCGGCGCGCCCGGCCGCGAGCCGGAGCATCGCGGGGCGGGGGAGAACCGGGGTGCGCGAGGCCGGCGGCGCCCGACCTCGCCGGTCGAGCCGCCCACCCGGTCCGACCACGATCCCGGCCGGGACCCCGCCGCGGATGTCGATGAGTCGGACGGCCCCGCGAGGGCGGATGCGGACGAGCCGCGCGGGCGTCCGCGTGACCGGCGTGGACGCGGCCCCGAGGAGCTCGACCCCGACGCGGATCCGATCGCCGTCGCCCGCGAGGTGTGCCTGCGGCTGCTCACCGACCGCGCCCGCACCCGCCAGGAGTTGGCCCAGGCCCTGCGCCGCAAGGGCGTGCCGGACGACGCGGCGCACACCGTGCTGGAGCGGTTCGACGAGGTCGGCCTCATCGACGACGCCGCGTTCGCCGGGCAGTGGGTCCGCTCGCGCCACACCCACCGCGGGCTGGCGCGCCGCGCGATCGCCGTGGAGCTGCGCCGCAAGGGGGTGAGCGAGGAGGCCGCGGGCGAGGCGCTGGCGGAGGTCGACGCCGAGGCGGAGGAGCGCCGGGCCCGGGAGCTGGTCGACCGCAAGCTGCGGTCGCTCGCCGTCGGCACCAGCGAGCAGCGCGCCACCGCCGGGCGCCGCCTGGTCGGGATGCTCGCCCGCAAGGGGTACGGCGCCGGCATCGCCTACCGCGTGGTGAAGGAGGCGCTCGCCGAACGCGGAGCCGAGGTCGACGAGCTCGCCGACGGCGAGATCCCCGACGACTGA
- the recA gene encoding recombinase RecA, which produces MSTPDREKALQLALAQIEKNHGKGSVMRLGDDTRPPIGVIPTGSIALDLALGVGGLPRGRVVEIYGPESSGKTTVALHSVASAQAAGGVAAFIDAEHALDPEYAKALGVDTDALLVSQPDTGEQALEIADMLIRSGALDIIVIDSVAALVPRAEIEGEMGDNHVGLQARLMSQALRKITGALSNSGTTAIFINQLREKIGVMFGSPETTTGGKALKFYSSVRLDVRRIETLKDGSDMVGNRTRVKVVKNKVAPPFKQAEFDILYGIGISREGSLIDVGVEQAIIRKSGAWYTYEGDQLGQGKENARKFLRDNPDVANEIEKRIKEKLGIGAQVDAEVEPLPAPVDF; this is translated from the coding sequence ATGAGCACACCCGACCGCGAGAAGGCGCTGCAGCTCGCCCTCGCGCAGATCGAGAAGAACCACGGCAAGGGGTCGGTGATGCGCCTCGGCGACGACACCCGCCCGCCGATCGGAGTGATCCCCACCGGATCGATCGCGCTCGACCTCGCGCTCGGCGTGGGCGGCCTGCCCCGCGGTCGCGTCGTGGAGATCTACGGCCCGGAGTCCAGCGGTAAGACCACGGTCGCGCTGCACTCGGTGGCCAGCGCGCAGGCCGCGGGCGGCGTCGCGGCGTTCATCGACGCCGAGCACGCGCTCGACCCCGAGTACGCCAAGGCGCTCGGCGTCGACACCGATGCCCTGCTGGTCTCCCAGCCCGACACCGGTGAGCAGGCCCTCGAGATCGCCGACATGCTCATCCGCTCCGGTGCGCTCGACATCATCGTCATCGACTCGGTCGCGGCGCTCGTCCCGCGCGCGGAGATCGAGGGCGAGATGGGCGACAACCACGTGGGCCTGCAGGCCCGGCTGATGAGCCAGGCGCTGCGCAAGATCACGGGCGCGCTCAGCAACTCGGGCACCACGGCGATCTTCATCAACCAGCTGCGCGAGAAGATCGGTGTGATGTTCGGGTCTCCCGAGACGACGACGGGTGGAAAGGCCCTGAAGTTCTACTCGTCGGTCCGGCTGGACGTCCGCCGCATCGAGACGCTCAAGGACGGCTCCGACATGGTCGGCAACCGCACCCGCGTCAAGGTCGTCAAGAACAAGGTCGCGCCGCCGTTCAAGCAGGCCGAGTTCGACATCCTCTACGGCATCGGCATCAGCCGCGAGGGCTCGCTGATCGACGTGGGCGTCGAGCAGGCGATCATCCGCAAGTCCGGCGCCTGGTACACCTACGAGGGCGACCAGCTCGGGCAGGGCAAGGAGAACGCCCGCAAGTTCCTGCGTGACAACCCCGACGTCGCCAACGAGATCGAGAAGCGGATCAAGGAGAAGCTCGGGATCGGTGCCCAGGTCGACGCCGAGGTCGAGCCGCTGCCCGCTCCCGTCGACTTCTGA
- a CDS encoding helix-turn-helix transcriptional regulator → MNRTDRLYALVEELRACAPRRLSARALAARFEVSARTVERDISALQQAGVPIYSDVGRTGGYTLDKSRTLPPLNFTPTEAVAVAITLSRSEGSPYGRSARTALRKILAAMSAVDGAAAQELADRIRFLSPTEPGERASVPAVLEEAVATRRVVRIGYVDRSGAVTERVVEPVSFTAGSRCWYFLGWCRLRGEGRVFRTDRIRHAVLLDEPAPHRSFEELKCDVPDDVVIRALNLV, encoded by the coding sequence GTGAACCGCACCGATCGCCTGTACGCACTGGTCGAAGAGTTGCGGGCATGCGCTCCCCGCCGCCTCAGCGCCCGTGCGCTGGCAGCCCGGTTCGAGGTCAGCGCACGCACCGTCGAGCGGGACATCTCGGCGCTCCAGCAGGCCGGCGTGCCGATCTACTCCGACGTGGGCCGCACCGGCGGCTACACCCTCGACAAGAGCCGCACCCTGCCGCCGCTCAACTTCACCCCGACCGAGGCGGTCGCGGTCGCCATCACCCTCAGCCGCAGCGAGGGGTCGCCGTACGGCCGTTCCGCACGCACCGCCCTCCGGAAGATCCTCGCGGCGATGTCGGCCGTCGACGGTGCCGCGGCCCAGGAGCTGGCCGATCGCATCCGCTTCCTGTCGCCGACGGAGCCCGGCGAGCGCGCATCGGTGCCCGCGGTGCTGGAGGAGGCCGTGGCCACGCGGCGCGTCGTCCGGATCGGGTACGTCGACCGCTCCGGTGCGGTCACCGAACGCGTCGTGGAGCCGGTCTCGTTCACCGCGGGGAGCCGCTGCTGGTACTTCCTCGGCTGGTGCCGCCTGCGGGGAGAGGGCCGGGTGTTCCGCACCGACCGGATCCGCCACGCCGTCCTGCTCGACGAGCCCGCCCCGCACCGCAGCTTCGAGGAGCTGAAGTGCGACGTACCGGACGACGTGGTCATCCGCGCGCTGAACCTGGTCTGA
- a CDS encoding VOC family protein: MTDNTTAPAPNTVAWFQIGTDEPAAAQEFYGGLFGWNVVPDPSSGPGYDLVSYAGGGQPAGGIAHTDGGAANHATFFVLVEDVAAVCADAEQLGGKVLVPPVTTPNGLAFAHLLDRSGNRFGVFSPPA; the protein is encoded by the coding sequence ATGACCGACAACACCACCGCCCCCGCACCCAACACCGTCGCCTGGTTCCAGATCGGGACGGACGAGCCCGCGGCCGCCCAGGAGTTCTACGGCGGCCTGTTCGGCTGGAACGTCGTCCCGGACCCGAGCTCGGGGCCGGGCTACGACCTCGTCAGCTACGCCGGCGGCGGGCAGCCGGCGGGCGGCATCGCTCACACCGACGGCGGCGCGGCGAACCACGCCACCTTCTTCGTGCTCGTCGAGGACGTGGCGGCCGTGTGCGCCGACGCCGAGCAGCTCGGCGGCAAGGTCCTCGTGCCGCCCGTCACCACACCGAACGGGCTGGCATTCGCCCACCTGCTCGACCGGTCCGGCAACCGGTTCGGCGTCTTCAGCCCGCCCGCCTGA